The following is a genomic window from Scytonema millei VB511283.
TTCTTCCCTGGTGCAAGTAAGGCTACCCGTGCTTATTTACACCCAGCATCAGAAGTCATCAAAATTTTAGAAAAAAATGGTTTTTCCGTACAGCGTCAAGCAATGACAAAGACTCGCTTCTATTTTTCTCGTTTAATAGAAGCAACTCGAAAATGATTCCCAAATTGGAATTAATTATAAAGTCCGCAAGTCCTTGAATCAAGAGATGAAATAATAGAAAAGTCTGGAATATAGGTTATTGGCTGATGGGTCAATTCTTTCTGGCGATCGCTGCTATATTTGGTGGTTTATCTGTTGGTGTAGGAGCCTTTGGCGCTCATGCTCTAAAAGAAAAATTAACTGAGCGATCGCTAGAAATTTTTGAAACTGGTGCTAGGTATCAAATGTATCATGCTCTAGCACTTTTACTCGTGGCTTTATTAATTAGAACCAGTGGCGAAGAATTTGCTCAGCCTGCATTAATAGCCGCCGGCTGGAATTTTATGATTGGAATTCTAATTTTTTCTGGCAGTTTGTACGCCTTAAGTTTAACAGGAATTAAGGTCATCGGTGCAATTACTCCACTGGGAGGAGCAGCTTTTATTGCTGGGTGGGGTGCATTGGCGATCGCAGCTTTAAATAATAAGTAAGTCGTGAGGAGTGGCTAGTGGCTAGTGACTGGTGGCTAGCTACTCACAAATGACAAATGACAAATGACAAATTCATCTGTCGTAAGTTGAAATCTCTATATCTGTCTTTAGCAAGGTTAAGTGAGGCGATCGCTGCACTAAAACTGTGAGAGAGGTTACAAAAGTTTACCTCGTCAGCTAGCAAGCAGCAATTATTGCAATCGGAGAGTTTTATGACTTACGCAACTGATGAAAGTACAAAGCGATCGCTAGAGCAGTTTAGCCGTTATGATGCCGATACTCAACTTGGATTGTTGTGGTTTGGGTATCTCGATCTTAAAGATAAGCTAACACCTGCAAACGAGACTTCCACACAGGATACCGCAGCAGCAGTATTCGATCAATTTGTTGCACTGTCACCTGAAGAACAGCTGCAAGCACAGCGCGATATTGTTAATCGTGCTGACACAGATCTTAGCCGTGCCTACAGTGCTTTGGCTTCTAGTGGCAAATTAGATCTTTGGTTGCGCTTAGCACAAGGAATGGAAGACGGCAGAATTATTGGCGTACCCTCTGATTACGAACCACCCGCAGAGACAAATGAGTTTGTAGAGCAAATCAAGCAGCTTGAATTTGAACAGCGACTGAATTTTATGCGTAGCGCTGTTGTCGAGATGGGCGCTAAATAAGCGATCGCCATTTTCACCACGATAATACACGGGTAGGGGCGCACAGAGAAAGCGCCCCTACTTATTATGTAGAATATGGTTGAGCGATCGCAGGTAATAACCAGGTAATAACTAGGTAACAACTATGAGTTCCGCCACAATTCTCCAAAACTACATCAATGGCGAGTGGTGCGACTCTAGTGCAACTGAATATCTAGATATCGTCAATCCTGCCACAACCGAGGTACTAGCTCAAGTTGCCTTGGGGACATCCGCAGACGTAGATCGAGCTGCTATCGCTGCTGCTAATGCTTTTGGTAGTTGGCGACGCACGCCAGCCACGGAGCGAATCCAATACTTATTTAAACTCAAAGCTCTATTAGACGAAAATTTTGAAGACATAGCTCGGACAATTACCCAAGAATGCGGTAAGACTTTGGAAGAGTCAAAAGGGGAAATGCAACGAGCAATTGAGAATGTGGAAGTTGCCTGCGGTATCCCAATTTTGATGCAGGGACAGTACTCGGAAGATATTGCTAAAGGAATTGACGAATTTGTCATTCGCCAACCTGTAGGAGTTGCCGCAGTTATTGCACCATTTAATTTCCCTGGAATGATTCCGTTTTGGTTTTTACCCTATGCGATCGCCTGTGGTAATACATATATCATCAAACCTTCGGAGAAAGTCCCGCTGACGATGCAAAAAGTCATGCACCTCATAGAACAAACGGGACTGCCAAAGGGTGTTGTCAATTTAGTTAATGGTGCAAAAGAAGTTGTCGATGCAATTTTAGATCATGCAGCGATTCGGGCGATTAGTTTTGTCGGTTCCACACCTGTGGCTCGATACGTATACAGTCGTGCCACTGCAAACGGCAAACGCGCTCAATGTCAAGGAGGAGCAAAAAATCCAGTCATCGTGTTGCCGGATGCAGACATAGAAATGACAACTCGGATTGTTGCTGATAGTGCTTTCGGTTGTGCGGGACAGCGTTGTTTAGCAGCTTCCTTAGCTGTGACAGTAGGAGAAGCAGGAAAAACATTCACAGAGGCGATCGCCCAAGCTGCAACTTCTCGCGTTGTCGGTTATGGTTTAGATTCAGGCGTACAGATGGGACCCGTAATTACGGCTGAAAGTCAGTCGAGAATTAAGCACTTAGTAGAGCAAGGTATCGCCACAGGTGCGAAACCACTCGTAGACGGTCGAGAACCGCTAATTTCTGATTATCCTGACGGTTATTTTATTAAACCAACAATCTTACAAGATATCGATCCAGCAAGTGCGATCGCCCGTACTGAAATTTTTGGTCCCGTTTTAGGACTCATTCACCTCGACACTATAGATGCTGCGATTCAGTTTATCAATAGTGGTCAGTATGGTAACATGGCTTGCCTATTTACCTCATCTGGCGCAGCTGCAAGAAAATTTCGCTACGAAGCCGAAGTTGGTAATATCGGGATTAATATTGGTGTTGCCGCACCGATGGCATTTTTTCCCTTTAGCGGTTGGAAGGAAAGCTTTTTTGGGGACTTGCACGGACAAGGACACCATGCCGTTGAATTTTTCACCCAGACTAAAGTTGTTGTAGAGCGCTGGCGACAAAATTGGTCGAGACAGTTTTAGTTGAAATTTAAGTTGAAATGCCTCGCAAACCAACGATCGTGGCTCTCTGAGGCATTTCATTTCTAATTGCTATGCAATTTATAGATGGCTGTGCTAGCCAAAGCGAATTGCAGCTAAATTTCTAGCTAGCAACCGTAACTTTACCAATCATTCCAGCACCGCGATGAGGTTCGCAGTAGAAGGTGTAGTCCCCAGCAGGAGCATCAGCGGGAATAGTGGTTGAAACTGATTGACCTGGGGTCATCAGTAGTTGCTTGTGGGACAGGGATTTTGCCAAATCTGCACTCTTGTTGGGAGTGCCAGCCGTATCGAAGACAACATTGTGGGGAGGCACTTTGTTGTTGACGAACTCAATGGTGTCCCCTGGCTTCACAGTCAGCTTGGATGGCTCAAACGCCAGCATCCCTTTATCTGTACCTAACTTAACTTGAAAAGTTTCAGCAGCGGCAGGGGCAGAAAAGAATGCAAAGCTACTAGCAACCAAAACGATGGTTAAAACAGCTAAACCCAAGCGCCGCAAAGTTGCAGCAAATAGTTTCATGACCTTCTCCAAACAGGTTTGACAATTTGTCATACTTAATTTTATCAACTATGGATGTTAATTCTTCATTCTCTTTCTAGCTAATTTATTCTCACTCTCACGATATAGGGAGAACGGCAGAAGTCAGCAGTCGGAAGTAGTCCATAGCTGGTTGTTGTAAGGCGATCGCCTGTGCTTTTGGTCTCAATAGGTGAAACCCGAAGCCACAGCTTCTAATCAATCTGTAATATCTTCATAATTGAGCTAGCAGAAACACGGAAGAATTTCCAAAATTTTAAGCTTATTTTAATAAATAGAGATGCGCTCCTAGAACTATAAGTAGCCACTTTATTTTATAAGTCGTAAGTTCTTAGCCACATAGCATCGTCAGTAATAACCCACGATCGAACTCAGAGGATTGAAAGCTCGATGCTACGCATTGTTTTGCGATCCAGAGTGTGGATCGGGGACTTGCACCATTCCTGTTTCTTAAACTTACGAGTTATGACTTACGACTTACTTTGGTCAGCTTTATCTAAAATTTCTATTTGACAATATATGAAACAATTACTGAGGCTATTTCTTCCCCTAGCTGGAATCGCTCTATTTCAGACAACCGCGATCGCTCAAGAAGCAGACGGGTGTTTTATGCTTGACTCTAGCGGACAGACAATTGACTTATCTACCGTTTGCGGTCAACAAAAAAAAAATTCGGCTCATGCAAGCGAATTTCAAGCAAAAATCAAGCGCCGCGAAAGTGGAATACCAGTTATTGACGTAACTTTTAACGGTCAACAAAAATTTGAAATGCTTTTAGACACGGGAGCTTCTCAAACCACCATCACAACTGAGATGGCGCAGGCGTTAGGAGTCGTTCCAATTGGTATGCACAAAGCACAAATTGCCAATGGCGATATTGTAGAATTCCCCATTGGACAGGTCGCTTCGATGAGTGTCGGCAAGGCTATAGTTCGCGAGCCAAAAGTTTCGATTACTGAAGGAGATCCACTATTAGGACAGAACTTCTTTGAAGATTATGACGTAGTCATTAGGCGAGATATGGTGGAATTTCAGCCGCGTTAATCGGTTCTCGCAAAAACTCGGTCGTACTGCAAGACAATTTCTGCAATGACTTGAGTAATACTCTTAGCATCAGTAATAATCTCGACTGCCCCAGCAGCTTTTTTCAATGGTGCAACCTCGCGATTGCTATCCTGCCAATCTCGCGCAGCGATATCCCGTTCTAGTTGTTCCAAGCTTATCTGTGGCTGACCTTGAGCTAAAAAGTCTTGCTGTCGCCGTTTAGCTCTTTCTTGCACGGAAGCCGTTAAGAAAATTTTCAGGTCGGCATCGGGAAAAACTTGCGTGCCGATGTCTCTTCCTTCCGCCACCAAGCCGCCTTTTTGTCCCCACTGCTGCTGCTGCTTGACTAAGACTTGCCGCACTTCTGGAATTGCCGCGATCGCAGATACATTTGCCGTGACATCCAAACTGCGGATCGCTGAAGTCACTTCGCGATCGTTAATCCAAACTCTGACGGGTTGTGCTGCATCTACGCTAGCAGCTAGTTGAATTTCGCACCGATTTGCTAGTTCTGCGATCGCGCACCGATCCGTGACTGAAATTCCCGACTCTAAAACCAACCACGTTAAGGCGCGGTACATGGCTCCCGTATCGAGGTAAACTAACCCCAACTCCCGGGCTACCGACCGCGATACAGTTGATTTGCCGACTCCTGCTGGACCATCAATGGCGACAATCGGCTGGCGATCGCGCAAAATTATGTTGTCGATTAACCGCGTCGTTCCTACTCGTGCGGCAACCGCGATCGTGCCTGCTTCCTCTACTCTATTCACTGGTCGTAACGTATCAGGATGTACTAACTCCAGATACTCTACTGCCACTCCCTCAGCCAGCGCAAGTACTTGCTCTACAGTTGTTAATAAAGTTTGGCGATCGCGCTCTCCGGCAATAAAAGCTGCTTGAGCGTGCTGCAAACTGCGATATATATATGATGCTTGTTCTCTTTGTTCTAGAGTTAAATACTGATTGCGAGAACTCATTGCCAAGCCCGATGCTTCCCGCACTGTAGGACAGCCAACAATCTCAACCGACAAACTTAAATCTCGCACCAACCGCCGAATAATGGCTAACTGCTGTCCGTCTTTCTGACCAAAATACGCTCGGCTCGGCTGGACAATATTTAACAATTTAGTCACGATCGTCGCCACACCCTGAAAATGCCCTGGACGGGACTTCCCGCATAATACAGAGGTCATTTCTTCCGGTGGGACAACTTGAGTCAGTTGGTAATTGGTAATTGGTAATTGCTTGTCAGTTGACGGTTGACGGTTGAAAATTGCTCCCTCAGCTCCCTCAGCTCCCTCAGCTCTCTTCCCAATCCCCAGATCCTCGGCAGTGGGGGCAAAGATAACGTCAACACCAGCTCGATCGCAGAGCTGGCGATCGCTCTCTAGTTGGCGCGGGTATTGTTGATAATCTTCTGTGGGACCAAATTGCAGTGGGTTGACAAAAATACTGACTACCACAATGTCATTTTCCTGCCGCGCCCGTTGCATCAAGCTTAAATGTCCGGCGTGTAAAGCACCCATCGTCGGCACTAAACCGATGCTAATCTCAGCTGAAGCGGCTAGATTTCGCTTAGCTTCTGCTTTCAACACGCTTAAGTAACAGCGTAACGCTGCAACCGTTGCAAACAGACGCACCAATACCCCCTCTGTTTTATTCCAACCACACCCTATTGTAGAGCAGGATAAGAAAGCTGAGGGGGCGTAAGAGAAGTCTTAAGCCGTAAGTGTTTTTACTTATGACTTTTGACGAGCAGCCACTAGCCACTAGCCACTAGCCACTAGTCACTGTTTCACTACCTCCCCAAGACTTCAACTCGCACGGAGGCAACACCCGAACCAGCCATACCGAGGACGCGAGCGGCGGCGGCGGAGAGATCGATAATTCGACCGCCAATGTAGGGACCGCGATCGTTGATGCGGACTACAATTGAGCGACCCGTTCCCGTGTGGGTGACTCGTACCCGCGTCCCAAAGGGTAAGCTTTTGTGGGCAGCGGTAAGGGCATTTTGGTTGTAAGTTTCGCCGTTAGCGGTGCGATTTCCGTGGAAACCAGGACCGTACCAAGAGGCAACTCCATTCAGGACGGCGCGCACTGGTGCGAAAGCAATATTTTGTGGCTGCGATCGCTTGGGTTCTGGCATTCCTGCCACTTCTTTGAGGGGTGGGGCATTTCCTAAGAGTCGCCGCAAGCGGTTAGTGGCTT
Proteins encoded in this region:
- a CDS encoding DUF423 domain-containing protein — translated: MGQFFLAIAAIFGGLSVGVGAFGAHALKEKLTERSLEIFETGARYQMYHALALLLVALLIRTSGEEFAQPALIAAGWNFMIGILIFSGSLYALSLTGIKVIGAITPLGGAAFIAGWGALAIAALNNK
- a CDS encoding orange carotenoid protein N-terminal domain-containing protein gives rise to the protein MTYATDESTKRSLEQFSRYDADTQLGLLWFGYLDLKDKLTPANETSTQDTAAAVFDQFVALSPEEQLQAQRDIVNRADTDLSRAYSALASSGKLDLWLRLAQGMEDGRIIGVPSDYEPPAETNEFVEQIKQLEFEQRLNFMRSAVVEMGAK
- a CDS encoding CoA-acylating methylmalonate-semialdehyde dehydrogenase, which produces MSSATILQNYINGEWCDSSATEYLDIVNPATTEVLAQVALGTSADVDRAAIAAANAFGSWRRTPATERIQYLFKLKALLDENFEDIARTITQECGKTLEESKGEMQRAIENVEVACGIPILMQGQYSEDIAKGIDEFVIRQPVGVAAVIAPFNFPGMIPFWFLPYAIACGNTYIIKPSEKVPLTMQKVMHLIEQTGLPKGVVNLVNGAKEVVDAILDHAAIRAISFVGSTPVARYVYSRATANGKRAQCQGGAKNPVIVLPDADIEMTTRIVADSAFGCAGQRCLAASLAVTVGEAGKTFTEAIAQAATSRVVGYGLDSGVQMGPVITAESQSRIKHLVEQGIATGAKPLVDGREPLISDYPDGYFIKPTILQDIDPASAIARTEIFGPVLGLIHLDTIDAAIQFINSGQYGNMACLFTSSGAAARKFRYEAEVGNIGINIGVAAPMAFFPFSGWKESFFGDLHGQGHHAVEFFTQTKVVVERWRQNWSRQF
- the petE gene encoding plastocyanin, producing MKLFAATLRRLGLAVLTIVLVASSFAFFSAPAAAETFQVKLGTDKGMLAFEPSKLTVKPGDTIEFVNNKVPPHNVVFDTAGTPNKSADLAKSLSHKQLLMTPGQSVSTTIPADAPAGDYTFYCEPHRGAGMIGKVTVAS
- a CDS encoding retropepsin-like aspartic protease family protein; the encoded protein is MKQLLRLFLPLAGIALFQTTAIAQEADGCFMLDSSGQTIDLSTVCGQQKKNSAHASEFQAKIKRRESGIPVIDVTFNGQQKFEMLLDTGASQTTITTEMAQALGVVPIGMHKAQIANGDIVEFPIGQVASMSVGKAIVREPKVSITEGDPLLGQNFFEDYDVVIRRDMVEFQPR
- a CDS encoding bifunctional pantoate--beta-alanine ligase/(d)CMP kinase produces the protein MRLFATVAALRCYLSVLKAEAKRNLAASAEISIGLVPTMGALHAGHLSLMQRARQENDIVVVSIFVNPLQFGPTEDYQQYPRQLESDRQLCDRAGVDVIFAPTAEDLGIGKRAEGAEGAEGAIFNRQPSTDKQLPITNYQLTQVVPPEEMTSVLCGKSRPGHFQGVATIVTKLLNIVQPSRAYFGQKDGQQLAIIRRLVRDLSLSVEIVGCPTVREASGLAMSSRNQYLTLEQREQASYIYRSLQHAQAAFIAGERDRQTLLTTVEQVLALAEGVAVEYLELVHPDTLRPVNRVEEAGTIAVAARVGTTRLIDNIILRDRQPIVAIDGPAGVGKSTVSRSVARELGLVYLDTGAMYRALTWLVLESGISVTDRCAIAELANRCEIQLAASVDAAQPVRVWINDREVTSAIRSLDVTANVSAIAAIPEVRQVLVKQQQQWGQKGGLVAEGRDIGTQVFPDADLKIFLTASVQERAKRRQQDFLAQGQPQISLEQLERDIAARDWQDSNREVAPLKKAAGAVEIITDAKSITQVIAEIVLQYDRVFARTD